CCGCCCCGGAGCGGACCGCGGGGAAGTCGTACGCCGTCGCCCAGTTGCGCGCGGTGTTCTCCGCCCGGAAGTCGATGTCGCCCGCCTTGAACGCCTCGAAGATCACGCTGCCGTCGCGGTAGTAGTCGTAGCGCAGGACGTCGAAGTTGTGGCGGCCGCGGTTGATCCAGAGGTCGCGGGCCCACCAGTCGGCGACGCGCCGGTAGGCGATGTGGCGGCCCGGCTCGAACGAGTCGACGCGGTAGGGACCGCTGCCGAGCGGGATCTCGAGGGTCGTCTTGTCGAACTCCCGCGTCGCCCACCAGTGCCTGGGCAGCACCGCCAGCTGGCCGACGATGACGGGCAGCTCGCGGTTGTTGGCGTCGCGGAAGGTGAACTTCACCTTCCGTTCGCCGACGATCTCGGCCTTGAGGACGTCCTGGTAGTAGAACGCGTAGGAGGGCGACCCTTTGGTCTTCAGGATGTCGAGGGAGAACACCACGTCCTCGGGCGTGATCGGCTTGCCGTCGTGCCAGCGCGCCTCTGGCCGCAGCGTGAACGTCGCCCACGACCGGTCCGCCGGCGTCTCGATCGACTCCGCCAGCGAGCCGTACTCGGTGGACGCCTCGTCGCCGACCCCCTGCAGCAGAGTCTGGTAGATCTGGGACAGGCCGGCGGCGGGGACGCCCTTCACGATGAACGGGTTGAGCGAATCGAACGTGCCCCTGACGCCCAGCCGCGCCGTGCCGCCCTTGGGCGCGTCGGGGTTGACGTAGGCCAGATGCTTGACGTCGGGCGGCAGCGCCGGGTCGCCGTGGATCGCGATGCCGTGCGACGTCGTCGCGCCGCCGGCCTGCGCGCGCGCCGCGCCCGGGGCGGCGGCGGCGCCGGCGAGCCCGGCGAGGACGGTGCGGCGGCGGACTCGCGTGGCGTTCATGCGGACTCTCCAGAATTGCCGGTCGAAGCTAGGGCTTCGGACGCGCCAATCCAAGGGGCGTGGCGATCACCTCCGCGGGATCGGCGCGGCGTCAACCCAGACCCCGGCCGCGCGTCTTCGCGCCGCCGCCACGCGCGTTCAGGATGGCCATCGCCTCGGCGTGGGCGCGCCGGTCGCCGGCCGCCAGGACGGTGCCGTCGGAATGGCGGTCGAGCGGCCGGCCGCGCCAGTCCGTGATCAGTCCGCCGGCGCCCTCGACGACGGGCACCAGGGCGCAGAAATCATGGAGCTTCAGCGTGGCCTCGACGACCAGGTCGCAGAAGCCGGACGCGAGCAGGCCGTAGCCGTAGCAGTCGCCGCCCCAGCGGAACAGTTTCACGCCATCCGCCAGCGCGCGGTGAGGCCCTTCCAGGTCGCCGGGAAACATGATCGGCGCCGTCGAGTACATGTAGGCCTTGGCCAGCGCGTCGCACGTCCGCGTCGAGATCGGCGCGCCGTTGAACGTGGTGCGTTCGCCGGAGACGCCGGTCCACCGCTCGCCGAGGATCGGCTGGTCGATGACGCCGACGACCGGGACGCCGCCGCGCAACAGGCTGATCAGCGTGCCGAACACCGGCATGCCGGTGATGAACGCCTTGGTGCCGTCGATCGGATCGAGCACCCACGCCCATTCCGCATCCATGCGCTCGCTTCCGTGCTCCTCGCCCCAGACGCCGTGGTCGGGAACCTCGGCGGCGAGGATGGCGCGCATCGCCGTCTCCGCCTCGCGGTCGGCGATGGTCACCGGCGAGGCGTCGCCTTTGTCGTCGACACCGACCGGCGTGCGGAAATAGCGCCGCACGATCGGCCGCGCGGCGTCGGCCAGCCGGTGCGCGAGGTCGACATAGGAGGCCGGGACGGTGGCGTCGGGCATGCGGTTCCCGTCTGGGGCGCTCGGTTGAAACAAAAACGGGATGGCCTGGGCCATCCCGTCGAATCCACCGCCGCGGGGCGTAGGCGCCTACTTGAGCGACTGGAGGTACTTGATGATGTCGGCGCGCTCCTCGGCCTTGCCGACGCCCGCGAACGCCATCTTCGTGCCCTTGATGTAACCGGCCGGCTTGATCAGGAACTCGTTGATGTCCTCGACGCCCCACTCGCCGCCCTTGGCGACGAGGGTCGAGGAGTAGTCGAAACCTGGCTTGCCACCCTTCTTGCCGCCGACCACGCCGAACAGGTTGGGGCCGACCTTCTTCGGTCCGCCGTTCTCGACGGTGTGGCAGGTCTCGCACTTGGTCTTGAACGCCTTCTGTCCGGCTTCGACCTTGGCGCTGGCCAGCAGCGGTTCGATCGGGTCGGGTTTAGCGGGCGCCGCCTCGGGCTTGCCGCCGGCCGCCGGCTTGTCCTCCGGCACGGCGATGTGCGGCTTGTCCGGCATGTGCGGATGCACCAGCGCGTTCGACACCTTGCCGATGATCATCGCGCCGAGGCAGGCGGCGAGCACGCCGCCGGCGATCTTGTTGAACTCGAACGAATCCATGGACTCCATCCGCTCGCGGCGAGGTCTCGGGCCGGCCCCGCGGACACGCGGCACCGACGACGGCAAGGCGTCTACCATAATCCCGACGCCGGAAGTAGTATCGATTCGCCGACCGGGAAAGCGGCGCGGCATGTCGTCGCAACGAGCCCCTAACTCCCTATAATATCAAGCGAATCCATGACCTTCGACAAGGGCGCGGGGCCGCGCCATCCGATCGTTTTGATCCCCGCCCGGATGGCCTCGATCCGCCTGCCGGAAAAGCCGCTCGCCGACATCCACGGCGCGCCGATGATCGTCCATGTCTGGCGCCGCGCGATGGAGGCCGACATCGGCCCCGTGGTCGTCGCCGCCGCCGAGCCGGAGATCGTCGCGGCGGTCGAGTCCGCCGGCGGCCGGGCGGTGCTGACCGACCCCGGCCACCCGTCGGGGTCCGACCGCATCCACGAGGCGTTGATGCGCCTCGATCCCGACGGCCGCCACGACGCCGTCGTCAACGTGCAGGGCGACCTGCCGACCATCGACCCCGCGGTCGTGCGCGCGGCGCTGGAACCGCTGGCCGATGGTGGCGTCGACATCGCCACGCTGGTCTGCGAGATCCGCACCGAGCAGGAGCGGTCCGCGCCGCAGGTGGTCAAGGCGGTGGTCGGGTTCCGGGACGGCGACGTCATCGGCCGGGCGCTGTATTTCAGCCGCACGCAGGTGCCGACCGGCGACGGGCCGCTCTACCATCACATCGGCCTCTACGCCTACCGCCGGGCGGCGCTGGAGCGGTTCGTCACGCTTCCGCCGGGAGTCCTCGAGCGGCGGGAGAAGCTCGAGCAGCTGCGCGCCCTCGAGGCGGGCATGCGGATCGACGCGCGCCTCGTCGACACCGCGCCGCTGGGCGTCGACACGCCGGACGATCTCGCGGAGGCGCGCCGCCGGCTGGCGCCCTGAGGGCGCGCCCGGCGTCTGGCATCGGCGGCGAATACAAGCTACAGCCCTGCCTCCGACAGCCCATCGCAGGAACATCCGTCATGGCCGCGCGCCGCATCTCGACCCCGCCGACCAAGCCGAGCGCCGTCATCGCCTTCCAGGGTGAGTTCGGCGCCAACTCCGACATGGCGTGCCGGGCGGCGTTTCCGTACATGACGACGCTGCCGTGCCCGACCTTCGAGGCGGCGATGGACGCCGTGCGCAAGGGCAAGGCCGAGCTGGCGATGATCCCGGTCGAGAACTCGATCGCCGGCCGCGTCGCGGATCTGCACAGCCTGCTGCCGCACACCAGGCTGCATATCGTCGCGGAGCACTTCCAGCGCGTCGAGCATTGCCTGGTCGCGACCGACGGGGCGTCTCTGAAGACGATCCGCAGCGCGCGCAGCCACGTTCAGGCGCTGGCGCAGTGCCGAAGCTTCCTCAAGAAGCACCGGATCGCGCCGGTGGCGCACGCCGACACCGCCGGCGCCGCCAAGGAGATCGCCGGCCTCGGCGACCCGTCGGTCGCCGCCATCGCCTCGTCGCTGGCGGCGCGCATCTACGGACTGCGAATCCTCGCGCGCAACATCGAGGACGCCGACCACAACACCACGCGCATGCTGGTGTTCGCGCGCGAGGCGGCGACCACCGACTGGGCGGCGGTGCCTTGCCTCACGGCCTTCCTGTTCCGGGTCAAGAGCCGGCCGGCCGCGCTCTACAAGGCGCTGGGCGGCTTCGCCACCAACGGCGTGAACATCACGAAGCTGGAGAGCTACTTGTCGGGCGCCGCGTTCGAGCAGGCGCTGTTCTATGCCGAGGTCGAAGGCCACGCCCAACGGCGCGGACTGCAACTCGCGTTCGAGGAATTGTCGTTCTTCTCCGACGAGTTCAAGCTTCTCGGCACCTTCCCGGCGCATCCCTTCCGACGCAAGGGCTGGAGCGCGCCCACGCGCGCCGGGACCTGACCGCGCGGGCCCGACGCGGAGTGGTCGCTCGTTCATGCGGGGCCGCGCGCCTCTCTGGATTCCATCGGCGCCGATCACCATCTTCCGATGTCGGCTGGACCGGCCGCCAGAGCCCGGCCGCCGGCGTCGCCCGCGATGGCGATGAGAAATCCTCGCGCGCCGGGGGCGCCGGAGGGACTGGATAGGGGTGTCGGCGCGGCCACCACGCTGTTGGGGGACGACATGGACGACGTTCGCCTGTTGGGTCGGCGCGTGGCGCGGACGGGGATGGCGGGGCTCATGCTTGCCGCCGCCATCGCGACGGCGGGCTGCGAACGCAAGCGGCAGGGGCCGCCCGCCGGGCAGCCGCCATCGGTCACGGTGGCGAAGGCCGTCGTCAAAGAGATCGTCGAGATGGACGAGTACACCGGCCGCTTCGAGCCGGTAGGCGCCGTCGAGATCCGCGCCCGCGTCGGCGGCTTCCTGGAGTCCGTGAGCTTCCGCGACGGCGCGCTGGTCAAGGAAGGCGACCCGCTCTTCGTGATCGACCGGCGCCCCTACAAGGCGGCGCTCGACCAGGCCGAAGCGGCCCTGACCGCCGCCCAGACGCGGTTCGACCTCTCCAAGCTCGAGCAGGAGCGGGCCGAGCGCCTGGTCCGCAGCGGCGCCGGCACCGAGCAGGCGATGGATCAGCGGCGCCAGCAATTCCTCGCCGCCCAGGCCGATCTCAACGGCGCCAAGGCGGCGCTCGAGCAGTCGCGCCTCAACTACGAGTTCACCGAGATCCGCGCGCCGATCTCGGGCCGCATCTCGCGCAAGCTCGTCACCGAGGGCAACCTGGTCGCCGCCAACGCGACGGTGCTGACGACGATCGTCACGGCCGATCCGATCCATTTCTACTTCGACATCGACGAACGGTCGTTCCTCGCCTACCAGCGGCTGGCGCGCGGCGGTGCCGCGAGCGGCTCCGGCGCCGGTCTGCCCGTCATGGTGATGCTGACGGACGAGCGCGAGTTCACCCACCGCGGCGCGCTCGACTTCACCGACAACCGGCTCGACACCGCGACCGGCACGATGCGCCTGCGCGCCTCGCTTCCGAACCCTGAGCTGCTCCTGACCCCCGGGCTCTTCGGCCGCGTCGCCGTGCCGGGAAGTCCACGGTACCGGGGCGTCCTGGTGCCCGACGAGGCGATCCTCGCCGACCTCGACCGCCGCTTCGTCTACGTGGTCGCGGACGATGGCGCCACGCGGCGGCAGCCCGTCCGCCTCGGGTCGCGCACCGACGGCTACCGCGTCGTGCGGGAGGGGCTGACCGGCGACGAGACGATCGTGATCAACGGCCTGCAGCGCGTGCAGCTCGGCGGCGGGCGGGTCACGCCGCAGCCGGTCGATCTGCCGTCGGTCTGGAAAGGCCTCATGGCGCTGCCGCAGCCGGCGGCCGCGCAACCCGCCGGCGCCGCGCCGGCGGGCGCGAAGAAGTAGGCGGGACGCGGGAACCGGCCATGAGATTCGGCCATTTCTTCGTCGACCGCCCGATCTTCGCGACGGTGGTCTCGATCCTGATCGTGATCGCCGGCGTCCTCGCCTACGGGCGCCTGCCGGTGACCGAGTATCCGGAGATCGCGCCGCCGACCATCTCGGTGACGACGACGTATCCCGGCGCCAACGCCGAGACCGTCGCGCGCACCGTGGCGACGCCGATCGAGCAGGAGATCAACGGCGTCGAGGGCATGCTGTACATGTCGTCGTACGCGACCAACGACGGCGTGATGTCGCTCAGCGTCGTGTTCCGGCCGGGCACCAACCTCGACATCGCGCAGGTCCAGGTGCAGAACCGGGTCGCGGTCGCCGAGCCGCGCCTGCCCGAGGAGGTGCGCCGACAGGGCGTCACGACGCGCAAGCGCGCCACCGATTTCCTGCTCGTGGTGCATCTGCTGTCGCCGGACAAGACCTACGACGAGCTCTACATCGCCAACTACATGCAGCTGCGCATCCGCGAGCAGCTCCTGAGGCTCGACGGCGTCGGCGACATCATCGTCTTCGGCGGCAGCGAGTACGCGATCCGCGTCTGGCTCGATCCGGCGCGGATGGCGGCCTATTCGCTCACCTCCGGCGACATCGTCGCGGCGCTGCGGGCGCAGAACGTCCAGGTCTCGGGCGGCCGCCTCGGGCAGCAGCCGGCGCCCAGCGACACCGCCCTGCAGGCGATCGTCACCACGCAGGGACGGTTCCAGGACGTCCGCCAGTTCCGGAGCGTGATCGTCAAATCGGGCCAGGACGGCCGGCTGGTGCGGCTCGACGACGTCGCGCGCGTCGAGCTCGGCGCCCGCGACTACTCCAGCCGCAGCTACCTCAACGGCCAGGTGGCGGTGGCGCTGGGCGTGTTCCAGCGGCCCGGCACCAACGCTCTGGCGACCGCCGACCAGGTGAAGGCGCGCATGGCGCAGCTCAGCCGCGAGTTCCCGCCCGGCCTGAAGTTCGACATCATCTACAATCCCACCGAGTTCATCGCCCAGTCGGTCGACGCGGTCTACACCACGCTGGTCGAGGCGATCCTGCTGGTCGCGCTGGTCGTGCTGGTGTTCCTGCAGAACTGGCGCGCCGCGCTGATCCCCATCCTCGCCATCCCGGTGTCGCTGATCGGCACGGCGGCGGTGATGCTGGCGTTCGGCTTCACGCTCAACGTGCTGACGCTGTTCGGGCTGGTGCTGGCGATCGGAATCGTCGTCGACGACGCCATCGTCGTGGTCGAGAACATCGAGCGCAAGATCGCCGAGGGCATGACGCCGCGCGACGCGGCGCACGTCACCATGGACGAGGTCGGCACGGCGGTGATCGCCATCGCGGTCGTGCTGTCGGCCGTGTTCATTCCGACCGCGTTCATCCCGGGCATCACCGGCCAGTTCTTCCGCCAGTTCGCGCTCACCATCGCCACCGCGACGCTGATCTCGGCGTTCAATTCGCTGACGCTGTCGCCGGCGCTGGGCGCGATCCTGCTGCGGGCGCACGGCGCGCACGCGCCGGCCGGCGGCGGATTCGCGCCGCTACGCTACGCGCGCCGGGCTGCGGCGGCGTTCAACACCGGCTTCGACCGCGGCAGCGCCGCCTACGCGCGCGGCGTCGGCCAGATCCTGCGCCGGCGCCTGCTGGCGCTCGGGGGCTACGCCCTGCTCGTGGCGGCGACCGTCTGGGTCGTCGGAAAGGTGCCGCCGGGGTTCATCCCGCCGCTCGACCGCGGCTACGCCCTCGTGATCGTGCAGCTTCCGGACGGCGCCACGCTCGACCGCACCGACGCGGTGGTGAAGAAGGCGGAGCGGCTGGTGAAGGACGTCCCCGGCGTCGGCAACGTGGTGGCGATCCCCGGCTTCAGCGGCGCGACGTTCACCAACGCGGCCAACGCCGCCGTCATCTTCACGCCGTTCAAGCCGTTCGAGGAGCGCCTGCCGAAGGGGCAGACCGCCTCCCGCATCATCGCCGAGATGATCCAGCGCCTGCAGGGCATCGAGGAGGCGTTCGTGCTCGCCGTGCCGCCGCCGGCGGTGCCGGGAATCGGCACCAGCGGCGGCTTCACGATGCAGCTCCAGAACCGCGCCGGCGACGATCTCGACGCGCTGCTGGCGTCGGCCTACCAGATGATGGGCCGCGCACGTCGGGATCCGGCCCTGACCAGCGTCTTCACGACGTTCTCCACGTCGTCGCCGCAGGTCTATCTCAACATCGACCGCGTCAAGGCGCAGATGCTGAACGTGCCGCTATCGAGCGTGTTCGAGGCGCTGCAGGTCAATCTCGGATCGGCCTACATCAACGACTTCAACGCCTTCGGCCGCATCTTCCAGGTGCGCGCCCAGGCCGACGCGCGCTTCCGCCTCGAGCGTGGCGACATCCTGCGGCTGAAGGTGCGCTCGGCCACCGGCGAGCTGGTGCCGCTGGGCACGCTGGTCGACGTCGTCGACGCCGCCGGTCCGGACCTGATCCAGCGCTACAACATGTACGTCTCGATACCCTTGCAGGGCGCGACGCCGCCGGGCGTCTCGACGGGGCAGTCGCTCGACGCGATGGAGAGGCTGGCGGCCGCCACGCTGCAGCCCGGCCAGAGCTTCGAGTGGACCGGGCTCGCGCTGCAGGAGCGCGCCACCGGCAACACCGCCGTCTACGTGTTCCTGATCGCGGTGCTATTCGTGTTCCTCGCCCTGGCGGCGCAGTACGAGAGCTGGACGCTGCCGCTGGCGATCATGCTGATCGTGCCCATGAGCGTGCTCTTCGCGCTGCTCGGCGTGTGGGCCGCGGGCATCGACAACAACGTGCTGGTGCAGATCGGCCTGGTGGTGTTGATCGGTCTGGCGGCCAAGAACGCGATCCTCATCGTCGAGTTCGCGCGCCAGCTCGAGATCCAGGGCAAGGATCCGGCCGCCGCCGTGATCGAGGCCTGCCAACTGCGCCTGCGTCCCATCCTGATGACGGCGCTCGCCTTCATCCTCGGCGTGCTGCCGCTGGTCACCGCCTCGGGCGCCGGCGCCGAGATGCGCCGTGCGCTGGGCACGGCGGTGTTCGCCGGCATGATCGGCGTCACGTTGATCGGCCTGTTCCTGACGCCCGTCTTCTACGTCGCGATCAGGCTGCTGACCGACCGTCTGCGCGGCCGCGCGCCGGCGAACCCCGCGGCGCCCGCGACGACCGACTAACCGCCGCCACCGCGGGCGGATTTCCCGCGGGCCCGTTGCGCCCTCCAGTCCCGTGCGACGCGGGCGGCGAGCGGAACGCCGGCCGGGAACGGGGTCTCACGATGCGGATGTTCGCGCGCTTCGCGCCGGCCGTGGCCATGTCGCTGGCCGCCGGCGCGCGGCCGCAGAACGGCCGCGGCGCCGTCGTCCGGGCCAACGGCGACCGTTACCAGGGCCAGTGGTTCGACGATCGCGCGCACGGCCAGGGCGTGAACTGGTCGGCGAGCGGCCAGGTGCATACCGGCCACTGGGAGAACGGCTGTTTCCGCGACGGCGACCGCTGGTCGACCGCCGGTTCCAGCCGGTGGGAATGCGGCTTCTGAGCGCGCCTCGCCGGGGATCACTCCGCGGCTTTGGCCAGCTCCTGCGGCTTGAACGGCAGGATCGACGCGGCGCGGTGGTACGGCGTCGGCAGCGGCGGCGTCTGGACGCCCAGCGCGCGGGCGGCGTTCCAGCCCCAGCGTGGATCGACCATGAACGAGCGCGCGTGCGCGGTGCAGTCGGCCTGGCCCGACGCCACGATGCGCTCGGCCTGGTCCGGCTCCGTGATGATGCCGACCGCCCAGGTCTTGATACCGGCCTCCTTGCGGACGCGCGCCGAGAACTCGACGTGGTAGCCGGGGCCGACCGCGATCTTGGCGTTCGGCACCGTGCCGCCCGACGAGACGTCGACGAAGTCGCAGCCCAGCGCCTTGAGCTGGCGCGCCGTCTCGATCGTGTCCTCGATGGCGAGACCGCCCTCCATCCAGTCGATCGCCGACAGCCGGATGCCCATCGCGCGCTCGCGCGGCCACACGCGGCGGCAGGCCTCGAACACCTCCAGCGGGAACCGGCGGCGCCTTTCCATCGTGCCGCCGTAGGAATCGCCGCGCGTGTTGGTCAGCGGCGATAGGAACTGGTGCAGCAGGTAGCCGTGCGCGCCATGCAGCTCGAGCACGTCGAAGCCGAGCCGCGCCGCGCGCTCGGTCGCGGCCACGAACTCGGCCTTCACGCGCCGCAGTCCGGTCTCGTCGAGCGCGACCGGCGTGTGCCATTTCGCGGTCGGCGCCT
The genomic region above belongs to Rhodospirillales bacterium and contains:
- the hisN gene encoding histidinol-phosphatase; translated protein: MPDATVPASYVDLAHRLADAARPIVRRYFRTPVGVDDKGDASPVTIADREAETAMRAILAAEVPDHGVWGEEHGSERMDAEWAWVLDPIDGTKAFITGMPVFGTLISLLRGGVPVVGVIDQPILGERWTGVSGERTTFNGAPISTRTCDALAKAYMYSTAPIMFPGDLEGPHRALADGVKLFRWGGDCYGYGLLASGFCDLVVEATLKLHDFCALVPVVEGAGGLITDWRGRPLDRHSDGTVLAAGDRRAHAEAMAILNARGGGAKTRGRGLG
- a CDS encoding c-type cytochrome gives rise to the protein MDSFEFNKIAGGVLAACLGAMIIGKVSNALVHPHMPDKPHIAVPEDKPAAGGKPEAAPAKPDPIEPLLASAKVEAGQKAFKTKCETCHTVENGGPKKVGPNLFGVVGGKKGGKPGFDYSSTLVAKGGEWGVEDINEFLIKPAGYIKGTKMAFAGVGKAEERADIIKYLQSLK
- a CDS encoding 3-deoxy-manno-octulosonate cytidylyltransferase — protein: MTFDKGAGPRHPIVLIPARMASIRLPEKPLADIHGAPMIVHVWRRAMEADIGPVVVAAAEPEIVAAVESAGGRAVLTDPGHPSGSDRIHEALMRLDPDGRHDAVVNVQGDLPTIDPAVVRAALEPLADGGVDIATLVCEIRTEQERSAPQVVKAVVGFRDGDVIGRALYFSRTQVPTGDGPLYHHIGLYAYRRAALERFVTLPPGVLERREKLEQLRALEAGMRIDARLVDTAPLGVDTPDDLAEARRRLAP
- a CDS encoding prephenate dehydratase, with the protein product MAARRISTPPTKPSAVIAFQGEFGANSDMACRAAFPYMTTLPCPTFEAAMDAVRKGKAELAMIPVENSIAGRVADLHSLLPHTRLHIVAEHFQRVEHCLVATDGASLKTIRSARSHVQALAQCRSFLKKHRIAPVAHADTAGAAKEIAGLGDPSVAAIASSLAARIYGLRILARNIEDADHNTTRMLVFAREAATTDWAAVPCLTAFLFRVKSRPAALYKALGGFATNGVNITKLESYLSGAAFEQALFYAEVEGHAQRRGLQLAFEELSFFSDEFKLLGTFPAHPFRRKGWSAPTRAGT
- a CDS encoding efflux RND transporter periplasmic adaptor subunit, with translation MLAAAIATAGCERKRQGPPAGQPPSVTVAKAVVKEIVEMDEYTGRFEPVGAVEIRARVGGFLESVSFRDGALVKEGDPLFVIDRRPYKAALDQAEAALTAAQTRFDLSKLEQERAERLVRSGAGTEQAMDQRRQQFLAAQADLNGAKAALEQSRLNYEFTEIRAPISGRISRKLVTEGNLVAANATVLTTIVTADPIHFYFDIDERSFLAYQRLARGGAASGSGAGLPVMVMLTDEREFTHRGALDFTDNRLDTATGTMRLRASLPNPELLLTPGLFGRVAVPGSPRYRGVLVPDEAILADLDRRFVYVVADDGATRRQPVRLGSRTDGYRVVREGLTGDETIVINGLQRVQLGGGRVTPQPVDLPSVWKGLMALPQPAAAQPAGAAPAGAKK
- a CDS encoding multidrug efflux RND transporter permease subunit, which codes for MRFGHFFVDRPIFATVVSILIVIAGVLAYGRLPVTEYPEIAPPTISVTTTYPGANAETVARTVATPIEQEINGVEGMLYMSSYATNDGVMSLSVVFRPGTNLDIAQVQVQNRVAVAEPRLPEEVRRQGVTTRKRATDFLLVVHLLSPDKTYDELYIANYMQLRIREQLLRLDGVGDIIVFGGSEYAIRVWLDPARMAAYSLTSGDIVAALRAQNVQVSGGRLGQQPAPSDTALQAIVTTQGRFQDVRQFRSVIVKSGQDGRLVRLDDVARVELGARDYSSRSYLNGQVAVALGVFQRPGTNALATADQVKARMAQLSREFPPGLKFDIIYNPTEFIAQSVDAVYTTLVEAILLVALVVLVFLQNWRAALIPILAIPVSLIGTAAVMLAFGFTLNVLTLFGLVLAIGIVVDDAIVVVENIERKIAEGMTPRDAAHVTMDEVGTAVIAIAVVLSAVFIPTAFIPGITGQFFRQFALTIATATLISAFNSLTLSPALGAILLRAHGAHAPAGGGFAPLRYARRAAAAFNTGFDRGSAAYARGVGQILRRRLLALGGYALLVAATVWVVGKVPPGFIPPLDRGYALVIVQLPDGATLDRTDAVVKKAERLVKDVPGVGNVVAIPGFSGATFTNAANAAVIFTPFKPFEERLPKGQTASRIIAEMIQRLQGIEEAFVLAVPPPAVPGIGTSGGFTMQLQNRAGDDLDALLASAYQMMGRARRDPALTSVFTTFSTSSPQVYLNIDRVKAQMLNVPLSSVFEALQVNLGSAYINDFNAFGRIFQVRAQADARFRLERGDILRLKVRSATGELVPLGTLVDVVDAAGPDLIQRYNMYVSIPLQGATPPGVSTGQSLDAMERLAAATLQPGQSFEWTGLALQERATGNTAVYVFLIAVLFVFLALAAQYESWTLPLAIMLIVPMSVLFALLGVWAAGIDNNVLVQIGLVVLIGLAAKNAILIVEFARQLEIQGKDPAAAVIEACQLRLRPILMTALAFILGVLPLVTASGAGAEMRRALGTAVFAGMIGVTLIGLFLTPVFYVAIRLLTDRLRGRAPANPAAPATTD
- a CDS encoding NADH:flavin oxidoreductase/NADH oxidase is translated as MASVLFSPLDLGGGVTLPNRIVVSPMCQYSAVDGSAIDWHLAHYAQLAASGAGLLCVEATHVSAEGRITAGCLGLYDDANETALKRVVDWCRGWMPTTRLGIQIAHAGRKASAQRPWRGGGPLTAADAPDLPWTTVSASAIPFDATGPGVGFQGGAPTQAPTAKWHTPVALDETGLRRVKAEFVAATERAARLGFDVLELHGAHGYLLHQFLSPLTNTRGDSYGGTMERRRRFPLEVFEACRRVWPRERAMGIRLSAIDWMEGGLAIEDTIETARQLKALGCDFVDVSSGGTVPNAKIAVGPGYHVEFSARVRKEAGIKTWAVGIITEPDQAERIVASGQADCTAHARSFMVDPRWGWNAARALGVQTPPLPTPYHRAASILPFKPQELAKAAE